CCGATAATTCGAGAATCTGGGGGTTGTTAAACACGCCCGCAGCCATGATCACCTCTTTGGTGGGTTTGAATAGGACGGTCCCCTGGGCTTCGATCTGGACCTCTACTGCCGTGGCAGTGAGATGGCCATTCGGTGCAGACGAGTCGAACAGGATACGAGTTACGCTGGCACCGGTGACGATTCTGACGTTAGCACGAGATGCGATAATAGCGCCATATCCGTTCGCTGCGCTGCTGCGATGTCCGGACACCGGGTCGATGGTCGCAGTATACGGTCGCGTACCAATAGTCGCCCCTTCCGACACCAATTCGTCAGCGTAACCATAGCCGTGTTCCTCAAATGCTTGCTTCCATGCGTCGAGCAGAGTGGTGTCGGCCCTCTCCGTAGGCACCGGGTAGCTCACTTGGATTGGTCCGGCTGTATTAGACTGAGGACCACCAGTCCTGGGATGCAATGTATATGCCCGTTGAAAACAGGGCGCCAGCGTTTCCCAATTCCAGCCTGGATTGCCCAGCGACTCCCAGGCATTGAATGCCGCTGGAGCCGGAGGCAGGAATATGCAACCATTGATTACCGAAGACCCGCCCAGGGCCTTGCCCGCCGCTTGATTGAATTGCCGAACGTTCAGTCCGGCCTGGTCCGTTCATTTTTAGCACATAGCCATTGTTAGTAGAGGAGggtggggggggggggggggggggggggggaatcCTCGTTACCTGCGGAGCCCCCTTGAGGTTCCAGTCCATCTCGCTCCCCATCAGAGACTCGTACACGAGTGGATCCTGAACGCGAGCATCACTCGATGTATCTTCACCGCGCTCCAGCACGACGATGCGCGTCTCTGGGTTCTCCGACAGTCGGCAGGCAACAACCAGGGCTGCCGTACCGCCACCGACGATAACATAGTCTGCCTCTTCCATGTCTGTAATAAAGCTAAGACCGGTAATCGAAATGATGGTTGATCAAAGGTCAATTGATCTGACGAGATGGGTATACGCTAGAGGACCAGTCTATGCTAAGGAGGTGGAAATGAGGGGAACTTTTAGGCTCATCCGAAAGGAACTTGAACTCGGCTAAATCAATGACCGCGTCCCCATCAAACCCCAGTAGTTCGACCTTCCTGTACCCATAAAGCAAACCAAACTAGACATGGCCCTTCTATTCTTTGCTACCAGTCCCGATGTCACGGTGGAGTCTGTTGGTGTCCCTGGCCAGGTTCCTCGTCCAATGGAACCAAGTGTATAGCGACAGTCTGTAGAAAATTAGACATTGCCTACTTTCGCTTTTCAATGC
This DNA window, taken from Aspergillus flavus chromosome 5, complete sequence, encodes the following:
- a CDS encoding choline dehydrogenase translates to MEEADYVIVGGGTAALVVACRLSENPETRIVVLERGEDTSSDARVQDPLVYESLMGSEMDWNLKGAPQAGLNVRQFNQAAGKALGGSSVINGCIFLPPAPAAFNAWESLGNPGWNWETLAPCFQRAYTLHPRTGGPQSNTAGPIQVSYPVPTERADTTLLDAWKQAFEEHGYGYADELVSEGATIGTRPYTATIDPVSGHRSSAANGYGAIIASRANVRIVTGASVTRILFDSSAPNGHLTATAVEVQIEAQGTVLFKPTKEVIMAAGVFNNPQILELSGIGDQARLQTLGISPLVHLPGVGENLTNHAMSVLSAPVKAHADIQDIAPGMKANAFIHLAPMDMQEILDRAREGPNHAAIAGILNGPNEASACIHFSIYPGNLAIIGIFPSFPFSRGSVHIQSADPASSPQIDPKYLNHPSDLDSMVRHVQHLQEILHSARLQPFVDAPPPQDREALAQLVREAMAIPTAHACGTTAMLPRERGGVVASDLKVYGVSNVRVVDASVFPVISQANPISTVYTVAERAADLIRAN